A single Nycticebus coucang isolate mNycCou1 chromosome 16, mNycCou1.pri, whole genome shotgun sequence DNA region contains:
- the NR1I2 gene encoding nuclear receptor subfamily 1 group I member 2 isoform X2 has protein sequence MTCEGCKGFFRRAVKRNARLRCPFRKGACEITRKTRRQCQACRLRKCLESGMKKEMIMSDAAVEQRRALIKKKKRERFGTQPSPLLGVQGLTEEQQMLIKELMDAQTKTFDTTFTHFKNFRLPEVLSSGREIPQSLQALSGEDAAKWHQIRDDLCPVKVSLQLRGEDGSIWNYKPPADSGGKEIFSLLPHMADMSTYMFKGIINFAKVISYFRDLPIEDQISLLKGATFELCQLRFNTVFNAETGTWECGRLSYCLEDAAGGFQQLLLEPMLKFHYMLKKLQLCEEEYVLMQAISLFSPDRPGVVQRGVVDQLQEQFAITLKAYIECCRPQPAHRFLFLKIMAMLTELRSINAQHTQRLLRIQDIHPFATPLMQELFSITDG, from the exons ATGACATGTGAAGGATGCAAGGGCTTTTTCAG GAGGGCTGTGAAACGCAATGCCCGGCTGAGGTGCCCTTTCCGGAAGGGCGCCTGCGAAATCACCCGCAAGACCCGGCGACAGTGCCAAGCCTGTCGCCTGCGCAAGTGCCTGGAGAGCGGCATGAAGAAGGAGA TGATCATGTCTGACGCAGCTGTGGAGCAGAGGCGGGCCTTGatcaagaagaagaagagagaacgGTTTGGGACTCAGCCGTCGCCGCTGTTGGGAGTTCAGGGGCTGACTGAAGAGCAGCAAATGTTGATCAAGGAGCTGATGGACGCTCAGACAAAAACCTTTGACACCACCTTCACCCATTTCAAGAACTTCCGG CTGCCGGAGGTACTCAGCAGTGGCCGGGAGATTCCACAGTCTCTGCAGGCCCTGTCAGGGGAAGACGCTGCCAAGTGGCACCAGATCAGAGACGATCTGTGCCCCGTGAAGGTCTCTCTGCAGCTGAGGGGGGAGGACGGCAGCATCTGGAACTACAAACCCCCAGCTGACAGTGGCGGCAAAGAGATCTTTTCCCTGCTGCCTCACATGGCTGACATGTCCACCTACATGTTCAAAGGCATCATCAACTTTGCCAAAGTCATCTCCTACTTCAG GGACTTGCCCATCGAAGaccaaatctctctgctgaaagggGCTACCTTTGAGCTGTGCCAACTGAGGTTCAACACAGTGTTCAATGCGGAGACAGGGACCTGGGAGTGCGGCCGGCTGTCCTACTGCTTGGAAGACGCTGCAG GTGGCTTCCAGCAGCTTCTTCTGGAGCCCATGCTGAAATTCCACTACATGCTGAAGAAGCTGCAGCTGTGTGAGGAGGAGTATGTGCTGATGCAGGccatctccctcttctccccag ACCGCCCAGGCGTGGTGCAGCGTGGAGTGGTGGACCAGCTGCAGGAGCAGTTCGCCATCACCCTGAAGGCCTACATTGAGTGCTGTCGGCCCCAGCCAGCGCACCG GTTCCTGTTCCTGAAGATCATGGCTATGCTCACTGAGCTCCGCAGCATCAACGCCCAGCACACCCAGCGGCTGCTGCGCATCCAGGACATACACCCCTTTGCCACCCCGCTCATGCAGGAGTTGTTCAGCATCACAGATGGCTGA
- the NR1I2 gene encoding nuclear receptor subfamily 1 group I member 2 isoform X1 — MQGLFQSAFCFLFPHRRAVKRNARLRCPFRKGACEITRKTRRQCQACRLRKCLESGMKKEMIMSDAAVEQRRALIKKKKRERFGTQPSPLLGVQGLTEEQQMLIKELMDAQTKTFDTTFTHFKNFRLPEVLSSGREIPQSLQALSGEDAAKWHQIRDDLCPVKVSLQLRGEDGSIWNYKPPADSGGKEIFSLLPHMADMSTYMFKGIINFAKVISYFRDLPIEDQISLLKGATFELCQLRFNTVFNAETGTWECGRLSYCLEDAAGGFQQLLLEPMLKFHYMLKKLQLCEEEYVLMQAISLFSPDRPGVVQRGVVDQLQEQFAITLKAYIECCRPQPAHRFLFLKIMAMLTELRSINAQHTQRLLRIQDIHPFATPLMQELFSITDG; from the exons ATGCAAGGGCTTTTTCAG TCCGCCTTCTGCTTCTTGTTCCCTCACAGGAGGGCTGTGAAACGCAATGCCCGGCTGAGGTGCCCTTTCCGGAAGGGCGCCTGCGAAATCACCCGCAAGACCCGGCGACAGTGCCAAGCCTGTCGCCTGCGCAAGTGCCTGGAGAGCGGCATGAAGAAGGAGA TGATCATGTCTGACGCAGCTGTGGAGCAGAGGCGGGCCTTGatcaagaagaagaagagagaacgGTTTGGGACTCAGCCGTCGCCGCTGTTGGGAGTTCAGGGGCTGACTGAAGAGCAGCAAATGTTGATCAAGGAGCTGATGGACGCTCAGACAAAAACCTTTGACACCACCTTCACCCATTTCAAGAACTTCCGG CTGCCGGAGGTACTCAGCAGTGGCCGGGAGATTCCACAGTCTCTGCAGGCCCTGTCAGGGGAAGACGCTGCCAAGTGGCACCAGATCAGAGACGATCTGTGCCCCGTGAAGGTCTCTCTGCAGCTGAGGGGGGAGGACGGCAGCATCTGGAACTACAAACCCCCAGCTGACAGTGGCGGCAAAGAGATCTTTTCCCTGCTGCCTCACATGGCTGACATGTCCACCTACATGTTCAAAGGCATCATCAACTTTGCCAAAGTCATCTCCTACTTCAG GGACTTGCCCATCGAAGaccaaatctctctgctgaaagggGCTACCTTTGAGCTGTGCCAACTGAGGTTCAACACAGTGTTCAATGCGGAGACAGGGACCTGGGAGTGCGGCCGGCTGTCCTACTGCTTGGAAGACGCTGCAG GTGGCTTCCAGCAGCTTCTTCTGGAGCCCATGCTGAAATTCCACTACATGCTGAAGAAGCTGCAGCTGTGTGAGGAGGAGTATGTGCTGATGCAGGccatctccctcttctccccag ACCGCCCAGGCGTGGTGCAGCGTGGAGTGGTGGACCAGCTGCAGGAGCAGTTCGCCATCACCCTGAAGGCCTACATTGAGTGCTGTCGGCCCCAGCCAGCGCACCG GTTCCTGTTCCTGAAGATCATGGCTATGCTCACTGAGCTCCGCAGCATCAACGCCCAGCACACCCAGCGGCTGCTGCGCATCCAGGACATACACCCCTTTGCCACCCCGCTCATGCAGGAGTTGTTCAGCATCACAGATGGCTGA
- the NR1I2 gene encoding nuclear receptor subfamily 1 group I member 2 isoform X3 produces MKKEMIMSDAAVEQRRALIKKKKRERFGTQPSPLLGVQGLTEEQQMLIKELMDAQTKTFDTTFTHFKNFRLPEVLSSGREIPQSLQALSGEDAAKWHQIRDDLCPVKVSLQLRGEDGSIWNYKPPADSGGKEIFSLLPHMADMSTYMFKGIINFAKVISYFRDLPIEDQISLLKGATFELCQLRFNTVFNAETGTWECGRLSYCLEDAAGGFQQLLLEPMLKFHYMLKKLQLCEEEYVLMQAISLFSPDRPGVVQRGVVDQLQEQFAITLKAYIECCRPQPAHRFLFLKIMAMLTELRSINAQHTQRLLRIQDIHPFATPLMQELFSITDG; encoded by the exons ATGAAGAAGGAGA TGATCATGTCTGACGCAGCTGTGGAGCAGAGGCGGGCCTTGatcaagaagaagaagagagaacgGTTTGGGACTCAGCCGTCGCCGCTGTTGGGAGTTCAGGGGCTGACTGAAGAGCAGCAAATGTTGATCAAGGAGCTGATGGACGCTCAGACAAAAACCTTTGACACCACCTTCACCCATTTCAAGAACTTCCGG CTGCCGGAGGTACTCAGCAGTGGCCGGGAGATTCCACAGTCTCTGCAGGCCCTGTCAGGGGAAGACGCTGCCAAGTGGCACCAGATCAGAGACGATCTGTGCCCCGTGAAGGTCTCTCTGCAGCTGAGGGGGGAGGACGGCAGCATCTGGAACTACAAACCCCCAGCTGACAGTGGCGGCAAAGAGATCTTTTCCCTGCTGCCTCACATGGCTGACATGTCCACCTACATGTTCAAAGGCATCATCAACTTTGCCAAAGTCATCTCCTACTTCAG GGACTTGCCCATCGAAGaccaaatctctctgctgaaagggGCTACCTTTGAGCTGTGCCAACTGAGGTTCAACACAGTGTTCAATGCGGAGACAGGGACCTGGGAGTGCGGCCGGCTGTCCTACTGCTTGGAAGACGCTGCAG GTGGCTTCCAGCAGCTTCTTCTGGAGCCCATGCTGAAATTCCACTACATGCTGAAGAAGCTGCAGCTGTGTGAGGAGGAGTATGTGCTGATGCAGGccatctccctcttctccccag ACCGCCCAGGCGTGGTGCAGCGTGGAGTGGTGGACCAGCTGCAGGAGCAGTTCGCCATCACCCTGAAGGCCTACATTGAGTGCTGTCGGCCCCAGCCAGCGCACCG GTTCCTGTTCCTGAAGATCATGGCTATGCTCACTGAGCTCCGCAGCATCAACGCCCAGCACACCCAGCGGCTGCTGCGCATCCAGGACATACACCCCTTTGCCACCCCGCTCATGCAGGAGTTGTTCAGCATCACAGATGGCTGA
- the NR1I2 gene encoding nuclear receptor subfamily 1 group I member 2 isoform X4 encodes MSDAAVEQRRALIKKKKRERFGTQPSPLLGVQGLTEEQQMLIKELMDAQTKTFDTTFTHFKNFRLPEVLSSGREIPQSLQALSGEDAAKWHQIRDDLCPVKVSLQLRGEDGSIWNYKPPADSGGKEIFSLLPHMADMSTYMFKGIINFAKVISYFRDLPIEDQISLLKGATFELCQLRFNTVFNAETGTWECGRLSYCLEDAAGGFQQLLLEPMLKFHYMLKKLQLCEEEYVLMQAISLFSPDRPGVVQRGVVDQLQEQFAITLKAYIECCRPQPAHRFLFLKIMAMLTELRSINAQHTQRLLRIQDIHPFATPLMQELFSITDG; translated from the exons ATGTCTGACGCAGCTGTGGAGCAGAGGCGGGCCTTGatcaagaagaagaagagagaacgGTTTGGGACTCAGCCGTCGCCGCTGTTGGGAGTTCAGGGGCTGACTGAAGAGCAGCAAATGTTGATCAAGGAGCTGATGGACGCTCAGACAAAAACCTTTGACACCACCTTCACCCATTTCAAGAACTTCCGG CTGCCGGAGGTACTCAGCAGTGGCCGGGAGATTCCACAGTCTCTGCAGGCCCTGTCAGGGGAAGACGCTGCCAAGTGGCACCAGATCAGAGACGATCTGTGCCCCGTGAAGGTCTCTCTGCAGCTGAGGGGGGAGGACGGCAGCATCTGGAACTACAAACCCCCAGCTGACAGTGGCGGCAAAGAGATCTTTTCCCTGCTGCCTCACATGGCTGACATGTCCACCTACATGTTCAAAGGCATCATCAACTTTGCCAAAGTCATCTCCTACTTCAG GGACTTGCCCATCGAAGaccaaatctctctgctgaaagggGCTACCTTTGAGCTGTGCCAACTGAGGTTCAACACAGTGTTCAATGCGGAGACAGGGACCTGGGAGTGCGGCCGGCTGTCCTACTGCTTGGAAGACGCTGCAG GTGGCTTCCAGCAGCTTCTTCTGGAGCCCATGCTGAAATTCCACTACATGCTGAAGAAGCTGCAGCTGTGTGAGGAGGAGTATGTGCTGATGCAGGccatctccctcttctccccag ACCGCCCAGGCGTGGTGCAGCGTGGAGTGGTGGACCAGCTGCAGGAGCAGTTCGCCATCACCCTGAAGGCCTACATTGAGTGCTGTCGGCCCCAGCCAGCGCACCG GTTCCTGTTCCTGAAGATCATGGCTATGCTCACTGAGCTCCGCAGCATCAACGCCCAGCACACCCAGCGGCTGCTGCGCATCCAGGACATACACCCCTTTGCCACCCCGCTCATGCAGGAGTTGTTCAGCATCACAGATGGCTGA